A single genomic interval of Bacteroidota bacterium harbors:
- a CDS encoding phosphoglucomutase/phosphomannomutase family protein, whose translation MTAIKFGTDGWRAIIADTYTLDNLSRVTQATIRCVQAHFDKPTVVIGYDCRFGGQMFAEAVAIQCAEQGVKAFLSPGYASTPMVSLATLQRQCSMGIVITASHNPPEYNGFKLKGHFGGPAFPSIISEVESLIPDEACRPTTSLQAQLDAGWVEYYDMEALYINHLKQSFDLKKIRQSGLKIGYDAMYGAGQRVMHRLFPEAHFLHTGWNPGFEGQAPEPIEKNLQPFQQLIRAQGLDYGLATDGDADRIGLFDEEGNFVDSHHLLLLAQQYLFHDKNLRGKIVYTFSCTGKIEQMARQNGLPTEQTKIGFKYIGEIMANEPVLVGGEESGGLAVAGHIPERDGIYIGLLILEMMAARGKKLTELVQDLYAEVGAFSVQRVDLHVEEEKKHRIMLYCKGGKYTRFGTYAVERTEDLDGYKFHLGAGRWVLVRPSGTEPLLRVYAEGANRAEAEAILAATTAELSR comes from the coding sequence ATGACTGCAATCAAGTTTGGCACAGACGGCTGGCGCGCCATCATAGCCGATACCTACACCCTCGATAACCTGAGCCGCGTAACGCAGGCCACCATCCGCTGTGTGCAGGCGCATTTTGACAAGCCCACTGTTGTAATAGGCTACGACTGCCGCTTTGGGGGGCAGATGTTTGCCGAGGCAGTGGCCATACAGTGTGCAGAGCAGGGTGTAAAGGCCTTTTTGAGCCCGGGCTATGCCAGCACCCCGATGGTAAGCCTGGCCACCCTGCAGCGGCAGTGCAGCATGGGCATTGTCATCACCGCTAGCCACAACCCCCCGGAGTACAACGGTTTTAAGCTCAAAGGCCACTTTGGCGGCCCTGCGTTTCCCTCCATTATTTCCGAGGTAGAATCGCTAATACCCGACGAGGCCTGCCGCCCCACCACCAGCCTGCAGGCGCAGCTGGACGCGGGCTGGGTGGAGTACTATGACATGGAGGCCCTGTACATCAACCACCTGAAACAGAGCTTCGACCTGAAAAAGATCCGACAGAGCGGCCTGAAAATTGGCTATGATGCCATGTACGGTGCGGGCCAGCGGGTTATGCACCGGCTGTTCCCCGAGGCCCACTTCCTGCACACGGGCTGGAACCCGGGCTTTGAGGGCCAGGCACCCGAGCCGATAGAAAAGAATCTGCAACCCTTTCAGCAGCTTATTCGCGCGCAGGGCCTGGACTATGGCCTGGCTACAGATGGCGATGCCGACCGTATAGGCCTGTTTGATGAGGAAGGCAACTTTGTAGATAGCCACCACCTGCTGCTGCTGGCACAGCAGTACCTGTTTCACGACAAAAACCTGCGCGGAAAAATCGTCTATACCTTTAGCTGTACGGGCAAGATTGAGCAGATGGCCCGCCAGAACGGCCTACCTACCGAGCAGACGAAGATCGGCTTCAAATACATAGGCGAGATCATGGCGAATGAGCCTGTGCTGGTGGGGGGCGAGGAAAGCGGCGGCCTGGCCGTGGCAGGCCATATCCCCGAGCGAGACGGCATCTACATCGGCCTACTGATCCTGGAGATGATGGCCGCACGCGGGAAAAAGCTGACCGAACTGGTGCAGGACCTATACGCAGAGGTGGGCGCCTTCAGTGTACAGCGGGTGGACCTGCACGTGGAGGAAGAGAAGAAGCACCGCATCATGCTCTACTGCAAGGGCGGCAAGTACACACGCTTTGGCACCTATGCCGTGGAGCGTACGGAGGACCTGGACGGCTACAAGTTTCACCTGGGTGCCGGGCGCTGGGTGCTGGTGCGCCCAAGTGGCACCGAGCCCCTGCTGCGCGTGTATGCCGAGGGGGCAAATAGGGCAGAGGCAGAGGCCATCTTGGCAGCCACTACCGCCGAGTTAAGCCGCTAG
- the aat gene encoding leucyl/phenylalanyl-tRNA--protein transferase, which yields MMNPELEILLNPEKLLAVYAGGMFPMAPSQDSPEVYWFAPEERGILPLEAFHVSRNVCRWIRNHPHRIGVDEQFEAVMRACADRPDTWISGLIVEAYLRLHQVGHAHSVEVYVGSELVGGLYGVSLGAAFFGESMFKRAPEMDKVALHYCHRLLLQGGYRLWDTQYYTEHLGTLGAQEIPQDAYLQLLDAALRQQARFPRRLAVGLR from the coding sequence ATGATGAATCCGGAGCTGGAAATACTCTTGAACCCCGAAAAACTGCTGGCTGTGTACGCCGGCGGCATGTTCCCCATGGCACCCAGCCAAGACAGCCCGGAGGTGTACTGGTTTGCACCCGAGGAACGGGGTATTCTGCCCCTGGAGGCCTTCCATGTGAGCCGGAATGTGTGCAGGTGGATCCGAAATCATCCCCACCGCATCGGGGTAGACGAGCAGTTCGAGGCCGTGATGCGGGCCTGTGCCGACCGGCCCGACACCTGGATATCAGGCCTGATCGTGGAGGCCTATCTGCGCCTGCACCAGGTGGGGCATGCGCACTCGGTAGAGGTATATGTGGGTAGCGAGCTGGTGGGTGGCCTGTATGGCGTAAGCCTGGGTGCTGCCTTTTTTGGCGAAAGCATGTTCAAGCGCGCACCCGAGATGGACAAGGTGGCCCTGCACTACTGCCACCGCCTGCTGCTGCAGGGGGGCTACCGGCTGTGGGATACCCAGTACTATACCGAGCACCTGGGCACCCTGGGTGCGCAGGAGATACCGCAGGATGCCTACCTGCAGCTGCTGGATGCTGCCCTGCGCCAGCAGGCCAGGTTCCCCCGGCGGCTGGCCGTCGGCCTGCGGTGA
- the ettA gene encoding energy-dependent translational throttle protein EttA has protein sequence MSQAPEKIIYSMSRVSKVVPPSKTIIKDISLSYFYGAKIGVLGLNGAGKSTLLRIMAGVDKDFNGEAVLTPGYTVGYLEQEPQLDPDKTVRQVVEEGAKQTVDLLKQYEAISMKFAEPLEDDEMNQLIEEQAKLQDQIDSLDAWNLDSKLDRAMEALRCPPADTKVGILSGGEKRRVALTRLLIQQPDILLLDEPTNHLDAESIAWLERHLQEYKGTVIAVTHDRYFLDNVAGWILELDRGQGIPFKGNYSSWLEQKKNRLEKEEKQEGKRQKTLQRELEWIRMSPKARHAKSKARISAYEKLASEEQFEREKGLELFIPSGPRLGDVVIQAEGLRKAYGDKLLFENLDFNIPKGAIVGIVGPNGAGKTSLFRIITGQEKPDAGTIRIGETVQLGYLDQEHKNLNPDDDVFAAITGGHEVIELGGREVNARAYVSRFNFSGSDQTKKVDKLSGGERNRVHLARVLKSGSNVLLLDEPTNDLDVNTMRSLEEGLENFGGCAIIVSHDRWFLDRLCTHILAFEGDSRVRFFDGNYSEYEAWYHENVGNGEPTRIKYRSMA, from the coding sequence ATGAGCCAAGCCCCCGAAAAAATTATCTATTCCATGAGCCGGGTATCCAAAGTGGTACCCCCCAGCAAGACGATCATCAAGGACATCAGCCTCTCTTACTTCTATGGTGCCAAGATAGGCGTACTCGGCCTGAACGGGGCTGGTAAGAGTACCCTGCTGCGCATCATGGCCGGGGTGGACAAGGACTTCAATGGCGAAGCCGTACTCACCCCAGGCTATACCGTGGGCTACCTGGAGCAGGAGCCCCAGCTGGACCCCGACAAGACGGTGCGCCAGGTGGTGGAAGAGGGTGCCAAGCAGACCGTAGACCTGCTGAAGCAGTATGAGGCCATCAGCATGAAGTTTGCCGAGCCGCTGGAGGACGATGAGATGAACCAGCTGATAGAGGAGCAGGCCAAGCTGCAAGACCAGATAGACAGCCTGGACGCCTGGAACCTGGATAGCAAGCTGGACCGCGCCATGGAGGCCCTGCGCTGCCCACCCGCAGATACCAAGGTGGGGATACTGAGTGGGGGCGAAAAGCGCCGTGTGGCACTTACCCGCCTGCTGATCCAGCAGCCAGACATCCTGCTGCTGGATGAACCCACCAACCACCTGGATGCCGAGAGCATAGCCTGGCTGGAGCGACACCTGCAGGAGTACAAGGGCACGGTGATAGCCGTAACCCACGACCGCTATTTTCTGGACAACGTAGCTGGCTGGATACTGGAGCTGGACCGAGGCCAGGGCATCCCCTTCAAGGGCAACTACTCCAGCTGGCTGGAGCAGAAGAAAAACCGACTGGAGAAGGAAGAAAAGCAGGAGGGCAAGCGCCAAAAAACCCTGCAGCGCGAGTTGGAATGGATACGCATGTCGCCCAAGGCCCGGCATGCCAAGAGCAAGGCACGTATATCGGCCTATGAGAAGCTGGCCAGCGAGGAGCAGTTTGAGCGCGAAAAAGGTCTGGAGCTCTTCATCCCCAGTGGCCCCCGCCTGGGCGATGTGGTTATCCAGGCCGAGGGACTGCGGAAGGCCTATGGAGACAAGCTGCTGTTCGAAAACCTGGACTTCAACATCCCAAAAGGAGCCATAGTGGGCATTGTGGGCCCGAATGGTGCTGGCAAAACCTCACTCTTCCGCATCATTACCGGCCAGGAAAAGCCCGATGCCGGAACCATCCGCATAGGCGAAACCGTGCAGCTGGGCTACCTGGACCAGGAGCACAAGAACCTGAATCCCGACGACGACGTATTTGCCGCCATTACCGGCGGGCACGAGGTGATCGAGCTGGGCGGCCGCGAGGTGAATGCCCGGGCCTATGTTAGCCGCTTCAACTTTAGCGGTAGCGACCAGACCAAAAAGGTGGACAAGCTAAGTGGGGGCGAACGGAATCGCGTCCACCTGGCCCGTGTGCTGAAGAGTGGCTCGAATGTGCTGCTGCTGGACGAACCGACCAACGACCTGGACGTAAACACCATGCGCTCCCTGGAGGAAGGGTTGGAAAACTTTGGCGGCTGTGCCATCATCGTTAGCCACGACCGCTGGTTTCTAGACCGCCTCTGCACCCACATCCTCGCCTTTGAGGGCGACAGCCGCGTACGCTTCTTCGACGGAAACTACAGCGAGTACGAAGCCTGGTACCACGAAAACGTGGGCAATGGCGAGCCTACCCGCATCAAGTACCGCAGCATGGCCTAG
- the purQ gene encoding phosphoribosylformylglycinamidine synthase subunit PurQ, protein MKFGVVTFPGTNSDQDLIHALGQLLGQQVVPLWHRDADVQGCDWVLLSGGFSYGDYLRSGAIARFSPIMQAVYRHAERGGYVLGICNGFQILTEAGLLPGALLHNRSTTFVCDSVYLKPATLNSPLTRGLQASQVYKIVIAHGEGNYYAPADTLRQLQDQDQILFQYTDAQGQPTDAANPNGSLLNIAGVMNAGRNVFGMMPHPERCADPLLGNADGLAILQSLVQAVPA, encoded by the coding sequence ATGAAGTTTGGCGTTGTTACTTTTCCCGGAACCAATAGCGATCAGGACCTGATCCACGCCCTGGGCCAGCTGCTGGGCCAGCAGGTGGTGCCCCTGTGGCACCGCGATGCCGATGTGCAGGGCTGCGACTGGGTGCTGCTCAGTGGCGGCTTCAGCTACGGAGACTACCTGCGCTCGGGGGCCATAGCCCGTTTCTCGCCCATTATGCAGGCCGTGTACCGCCATGCAGAGCGGGGGGGCTATGTGCTGGGCATTTGCAATGGTTTTCAGATCCTGACCGAGGCGGGCCTGCTACCCGGTGCCCTGCTGCACAACCGCAGCACCACCTTTGTGTGCGACAGCGTGTACCTGAAGCCGGCCACCCTGAACAGCCCGCTTACCCGGGGCCTGCAGGCCAGCCAGGTGTACAAAATCGTGATAGCCCACGGCGAGGGCAACTACTATGCCCCGGCTGATACCCTGCGGCAGCTGCAGGATCAGGATCAAATCCTCTTCCAGTACACAGACGCGCAGGGCCAGCCCACCGATGCTGCCAACCCCAACGGCAGCCTGCTGAACATAGCGGGGGTGATGAATGCTGGCCGCAACGTATTCGGCATGATGCCGCACCCCGAGCGCTGTGCAGACCCCCTGCTGGGCAATGCCGATGGCCTGGCCATCCTGCAGAGCCTAGTGCAGGCGGTACCAGCCTAG
- a CDS encoding DUF4178 domain-containing protein, protein MTTSCANCGNEVRFHDRFSVYAVCESCRSMLVRVDDYTQNLGQKADMPDDNSPVQLGTQGTYEGRAFELIGRLKIRYERGVWNEWYAWFTDQQHGWLAEAQGFWMMSFPEPHYTRFPAVDDLKIGQKRQLAGDEYLVADLRQIHYGGAEGELPFSATEDYTSTVVDLAAKGGRFATLDYPDQGEPRAYLGRYVDFDELKLKNLSALAGWKF, encoded by the coding sequence ATGACCACCAGCTGTGCCAACTGCGGGAACGAAGTGCGCTTTCACGACCGATTTTCGGTATACGCCGTGTGCGAATCCTGCCGCAGCATGCTGGTGCGGGTGGATGACTATACCCAAAACCTGGGGCAGAAGGCGGACATGCCCGACGACAACAGCCCCGTACAGCTGGGCACCCAGGGCACCTACGAGGGCCGCGCTTTCGAGCTGATTGGCCGCCTGAAGATCCGCTACGAGCGGGGGGTGTGGAATGAGTGGTACGCCTGGTTTACCGACCAGCAGCATGGCTGGCTGGCCGAGGCCCAGGGCTTCTGGATGATGAGCTTCCCCGAACCCCACTACACGCGCTTCCCCGCAGTGGATGACCTGAAGATAGGACAAAAAAGGCAGCTAGCAGGCGACGAATACCTGGTGGCCGACCTGCGACAAATCCACTACGGCGGAGCCGAGGGCGAGCTGCCCTTTTCCGCTACGGAAGACTACACCAGCACGGTAGTAGATCTTGCAGCCAAAGGTGGCCGCTTTGCCACCCTGGACTACCCCGACCAGGGCGAGCCACGTGCCTATCTGGGCCGCTATGTGGACTTTGACGAACTG
- the ssb gene encoding single-stranded DNA-binding protein, producing the protein MSILKLQVIGNLGRDAEVREISPDRRVISFSVAHSERYTDRNGQQQERTTWINCSYFRPADRIGVAQYLRKGTQVYVEGTPDVRGYVRQDGQQGVSLELNVRELQLLGSRGDAEGGGYTASTSSASQPASPATASPHTSSPVSEPEEDDLPF; encoded by the coding sequence ATGAGTATACTGAAACTGCAAGTAATCGGAAACCTGGGCCGAGATGCCGAGGTGCGTGAGATAAGCCCCGACAGACGGGTGATCTCTTTCTCTGTGGCGCATAGCGAGCGATATACAGACCGCAATGGCCAGCAGCAGGAGCGCACTACCTGGATAAACTGTAGCTACTTTCGTCCGGCCGACCGTATCGGCGTAGCACAGTACCTGCGCAAGGGCACCCAGGTGTATGTAGAGGGTACGCCAGACGTGCGGGGCTACGTGCGGCAGGATGGCCAGCAGGGGGTGAGCCTGGAGCTGAATGTGCGCGAGCTACAGCTGCTCGGTAGCCGGGGCGATGCAGAAGGGGGTGGCTACACAGCCAGTACCAGCAGTGCCAGCCAGCCAGCCAGCCCGGCTACGGCTAGCCCGCATACCAGTAGCCCGGTAAGTGAGCCGGAGGAAGACGATCTGCCTTTTTAG